A genomic segment from uncultured Marinifilum sp. encodes:
- a CDS encoding transposase: MISKDKDDKLIRIYFLVCEKFEELQFYCERFSNNSKPEFTDQEIMTIYLYCMHYEEHIKVKQIHRFASDWLRSWFPKLVGYKAFNNRLNKLSGAFARLVEILLSDYQPEDCCLDQSLLDSMPIITCSGKRSGKVATEITDKGFCSTKGIYYYGMKLHLLGFRRIGKLPHPEQILFTPASVNDVNVFKEAWSGIENRTFFGDKIYFINELNQNMLKHQNSQTLAPIKGVKGMPDVIKQRIKAADNLFSTAVSRIRQPVEAIFNWLIEKTDIQKASKVRSTKGLMIHTFGRLAAAFIALAL; the protein is encoded by the coding sequence ATGATTTCCAAGGATAAAGACGACAAGTTAATAAGAATTTACTTTTTGGTTTGCGAAAAGTTTGAAGAACTTCAATTTTATTGTGAAAGATTCAGTAATAACAGTAAACCTGAATTTACCGATCAAGAAATTATGACCATTTATTTATACTGTATGCACTATGAAGAGCATATAAAAGTAAAACAAATTCACCGTTTTGCTTCTGACTGGTTGAGATCATGGTTTCCAAAGTTAGTAGGCTATAAAGCCTTTAATAACAGACTTAATAAACTAAGTGGAGCTTTTGCCCGGTTAGTTGAAATACTTTTGTCAGACTATCAGCCGGAAGATTGTTGTCTGGATCAAAGTTTATTGGACTCAATGCCAATTATTACCTGTTCAGGCAAACGTTCTGGAAAAGTTGCAACAGAAATAACAGATAAAGGATTCTGCTCGACAAAAGGTATTTATTATTATGGTATGAAACTGCATTTATTGGGTTTCAGACGTATTGGTAAATTGCCACATCCTGAGCAAATACTATTTACTCCTGCTTCTGTTAATGATGTTAATGTTTTTAAAGAAGCATGGTCAGGTATTGAGAACAGAACATTTTTTGGCGATAAAATATACTTTATTAATGAGCTTAACCAGAATATGTTGAAACATCAAAACTCTCAGACTCTTGCTCCAATCAAAGGGGTAAAAGGAATGCCAGATGTAATAAAACAGAGAATTAAAGCTGCCGATAATTTATTCTCAACGGCAGTATCTAGAATTAGGCAACCTGTTGAGGCAATATTCAATTGGTTAATTGAAAAAACAGATATTCAAAAAGCTAGTAAAGTCAGATCTACAAAAGGATTAATGATACATACTTTTGGCAGGTTAGCTGCTGCTTTCATTGCATTAGCACTTTAG
- a CDS encoding RNA methyltransferase: MIDNLEQGFFGIGIQNGKTPENLGVLWRSAQNMGASFIFTVGKRYAKQACDTHKATGAMPYFHYENFEDFYEHLPKGAVLVGVELDEKAVPLEEYKHPRRCVYLLGAEDHGLTKNAIEKSHHLVKFDTRLSVNVSVAGSIIMYDRNLKIKLGETLY; this comes from the coding sequence ATGATTGATAATTTAGAACAGGGATTTTTTGGAATAGGAATTCAAAATGGTAAAACACCAGAAAACTTGGGCGTTTTATGGCGATCGGCACAGAATATGGGTGCTAGTTTTATTTTTACAGTTGGCAAACGCTATGCAAAACAAGCTTGTGATACCCATAAAGCAACAGGTGCTATGCCTTATTTTCATTATGAAAATTTCGAAGACTTTTACGAGCACTTGCCTAAAGGAGCTGTTCTAGTTGGTGTAGAGCTTGATGAAAAAGCTGTACCATTGGAAGAATACAAGCATCCACGTAGGTGTGTTTATTTGTTGGGTGCAGAAGATCATGGCTTAACAAAAAATGCAATTGAAAAATCACACCATTTGGTAAAATTTGATACTCGTTTGAGTGTAAATGTTTCTGTGGCAGGCAGTATTATTATGTACGATCGTAATTTGAAAATAAAATTGGGAGAAACTCTCTACTAA
- a CDS encoding FKBP-type peptidyl-prolyl cis-trans isomerase, which translates to MKKPKYRLKNEEEIKSYLSNNKLNAQKSETGLYYLVHKKGEGVYPKQNSNITIAYIGYLSNGNIFDQSEKLEINLADVIKGWTEGIQYFREGEEGILLIPSHLAYGNTDYGSIPAGSVLIFDIHLLKVN; encoded by the coding sequence ATGAAAAAGCCGAAATACAGATTAAAAAACGAAGAAGAAATAAAATCATATCTTTCTAACAATAAGCTAAATGCACAAAAAAGTGAGACCGGATTGTATTATCTTGTTCATAAAAAAGGAGAAGGTGTTTATCCCAAGCAAAATTCGAATATTACCATAGCCTATATTGGATATTTGAGCAATGGAAATATTTTCGACCAGAGTGAAAAATTAGAAATTAATTTGGCCGATGTTATTAAAGGCTGGACCGAAGGAATTCAATATTTTAGAGAAGGTGAAGAAGGAATTTTACTTATCCCCTCTCATCTGGCTTATGGCAACACCGATTATGGGTCAATACCAGCTGGTTCTGTTCTTATTTTTGATATACATTTGTTGAAAGTGAACTAA
- a CDS encoding ABC transporter ATP-binding protein — protein sequence MELIIENLTKTYSNGVKALNDINIKIGAGMFGLLGPNGAGKSTLMRTIATLQEGDSGKILFDGIDIMEDKMMLRNGLGYLPQTFGVYPKMSAENLLMHFAELKGISNKQERKEIVEAVLAQTNLTDARKKNVAGYSGGMKQRFGIAQLLLNNPKLIIVDEPTAGLDPAERSRFLNVLREIGTNHIVIFSTHIVEDVKELCTDMAIMNGGSILTHQTPRKSVDQLKDKMWTKRIERSEFNEQKEKYEVLSSKFNDDNSMNINVYSETQPDELFSSKEADLEDVYFVTLKNGKLS from the coding sequence ATGGAATTAATTATCGAGAACCTTACAAAGACCTATAGCAATGGAGTTAAGGCTTTGAATGATATTAATATAAAAATAGGAGCTGGTATGTTTGGTCTTTTAGGTCCGAATGGAGCTGGAAAGTCAACGCTTATGAGAACCATTGCTACTCTTCAGGAGGGTGATTCGGGAAAAATATTATTCGATGGTATTGATATAATGGAAGATAAAATGATGCTTCGTAATGGTTTAGGTTATCTACCACAAACATTTGGTGTTTATCCAAAAATGTCGGCAGAAAATTTATTAATGCACTTTGCAGAACTTAAGGGAATCTCGAATAAACAGGAACGAAAAGAAATTGTTGAAGCGGTATTGGCGCAAACAAATCTTACCGATGCACGCAAGAAAAATGTAGCAGGATATTCGGGTGGAATGAAACAACGTTTTGGAATTGCTCAGCTTTTACTTAACAATCCTAAATTGATTATTGTTGATGAACCAACTGCCGGATTGGACCCTGCCGAACGTAGTCGTTTTCTTAATGTATTGCGTGAGATTGGAACAAATCATATTGTTATTTTTTCTACTCACATTGTTGAGGATGTAAAAGAACTTTGTACTGATATGGCTATTATGAATGGAGGTTCAATTCTTACTCATCAAACACCCCGAAAGTCGGTAGACCAGTTGAAAGATAAAATGTGGACAAAGAGGATTGAACGAAGTGAATTCAATGAGCAAAAAGAAAAATATGAAGTTCTATCGAGTAAGTTTAACGACGATAATAGTATGAATATTAATGTTTACTCCGAAACTCAGCCCGATGAATTGTTTAGCTCAAAAGAAGCCGATTTAGAAGATGTTTACTTTGTTACACTAAAAAACGGTAAGTTATCATGA
- a CDS encoding M1 family aminopeptidase has protein sequence MSKFITLFKFEIKYWFKNPATYIYSAVLLIIATLIMAGSLGVFDSNTATMASVRLANSPIALFGSFGILTLGYFLLPSIVGGSINRDFSSEMHSILYSYPFHKSEYILAKFLSSIVVTMVIFMVFGLGFLIAPFLPGVNQEMLGPFRPLAFLQIYGLVVLPNILLFGAIVFGVITFTRNLGAGFITMIILFIVQGISQDLMSELDSKTLAALLDPFGASAMKNATEYWNVAERNTNLLPMGGLVLINRLIWISVSVLVFAFTYYKFQFSQHALSFRWFSKKSAVVTKDNFNNLRDINLPKVTIDKSYSWNLKLMWSMSIMNFKYIIKSVPFLVLVAFGILFMVIGQTTTMNIYGTNTYPTTWKMLMIPGSVFNLFLLLITFLYSGMLVQRERRAKMFELVDVTHTPNWVQYFSKFIALIKVQVVLLGVVMFTCISLQIIDGYYVIEPLHYIQELFVFNLLDFIVWAALAMFVQSLLSNFYVGFFILFIFMIASPFISKLGIEQHIFNFNSGPGIAYSDMNGFGRNVSAYLFYRLYWLFFASVLLMLGLAVWRRGIRETIKIRFQRAKENLTRTLYTSLTICAIGFIFIGGYIYWFDNVKYEHKTSKQSELDRVEWEKKYSKYYNIVQPRITDVKVDVDLYPKTHDLKVNGRYIIKNKSKEAIDSVHINYTYKNTSVEFSRTVNLVSEDTVFQYNIYRLSQPLMPGDSLQLRFTLSNQENNFLRYNSPVLANGTFFNNGGFPSIGYSRSGELTDNTVRKKYDLPKRDRMAQPTDTSALGNTYISNCADWVNFETTVSTTADQIAIAPGYLQKKWVEGDRVYYHYKMDKPILNFYSWVSGKYEVYTDKYKDVNIEIYYNKGHDYNITDMSDALKASLEYYGNSYGPYPHKQIRIIEFPRTKGMFAQSFPNTIPFSEAIGFIAKEDKSDKGAINYAYHVTAHEMAHQWWAHQVIGANVQGATLMSESLAEYSAIKVLEQKYPKTKIRKFMREELNGYLRGRGGESDKERALMYNENQQYIHYNKGAVAMYAISDYMGLDNLNKALSEYVSNVAFQEPPYTTSLEFVDLMHRYMPDSLDYVITDMLETITLFDNKVDSAYVSKTDDGKYKIDFIVEAEKYRLIKSAKPNTKEFEGDDVNVSISINNDNKKEKEEKQYVDMNDWIDLAIFVEDENKDEQEILFKKVHITAKENKFSFVVDKKPSSVGIDPYHKLIDRKTSDNTEKVKEKENVSDTKKTV, from the coding sequence ATGAGTAAATTTATAACACTTTTTAAATTCGAAATAAAATACTGGTTTAAAAATCCAGCTACCTATATTTATTCCGCAGTTCTCCTAATTATTGCTACTTTAATAATGGCTGGTAGTCTTGGGGTATTCGATAGTAATACGGCTACCATGGCATCGGTGCGTTTGGCAAATTCTCCAATAGCATTATTTGGTAGTTTTGGGATTTTAACCTTGGGGTATTTTTTGCTTCCATCTATTGTTGGCGGATCTATAAATCGTGATTTTAGCTCCGAAATGCATTCCATTTTGTATTCGTATCCCTTTCATAAATCTGAATATATTTTGGCCAAATTCTTAAGTTCTATTGTTGTTACAATGGTAATTTTTATGGTATTTGGTTTAGGTTTTTTAATTGCGCCTTTTTTGCCAGGTGTTAATCAGGAAATGCTCGGACCATTTCGTCCTTTAGCCTTTTTACAGATATATGGTTTAGTAGTATTACCTAATATTCTTCTTTTTGGTGCTATAGTGTTTGGTGTAATTACTTTTACAAGAAATCTGGGTGCTGGTTTTATTACCATGATTATATTGTTTATTGTTCAAGGAATTTCGCAGGATTTAATGAGTGAGCTCGACAGTAAAACACTGGCTGCTTTGCTTGATCCTTTTGGAGCCTCGGCAATGAAAAATGCAACCGAATATTGGAATGTAGCCGAGCGTAATACGAATTTATTGCCAATGGGAGGTTTGGTATTAATAAACCGCTTAATCTGGATTTCTGTTTCCGTTCTTGTTTTTGCATTTACATATTATAAATTTCAGTTTTCGCAGCATGCTTTAAGTTTTCGTTGGTTTTCTAAAAAAAGTGCAGTTGTAACCAAAGATAATTTCAACAATCTTAGAGATATTAACCTTCCAAAGGTGACAATTGATAAAAGCTATAGCTGGAATTTAAAGTTGATGTGGAGCATGTCGATTATGAATTTTAAGTATATCATAAAATCGGTTCCATTTCTTGTACTTGTAGCTTTTGGAATTCTGTTTATGGTAATTGGACAAACAACAACAATGAATATTTATGGTACAAATACTTATCCAACAACATGGAAAATGTTAATGATTCCAGGTTCTGTGTTTAACTTATTTCTGCTGTTAATTACTTTCTTATATTCAGGAATGCTTGTACAACGCGAGCGTCGTGCAAAAATGTTCGAATTGGTCGATGTAACACATACACCAAACTGGGTGCAGTATTTTTCTAAATTTATTGCTCTTATTAAGGTGCAAGTTGTATTGTTAGGAGTTGTAATGTTTACTTGTATTAGTCTTCAAATTATCGATGGATACTATGTAATAGAACCTTTGCATTATATCCAGGAATTGTTTGTGTTTAATCTGCTTGATTTTATAGTGTGGGCAGCTTTAGCTATGTTTGTTCAATCGCTACTATCAAATTTTTATGTCGGATTTTTTATTCTGTTCATATTTATGATTGCGAGTCCATTTATCAGTAAACTGGGAATTGAACAACATATATTTAACTTTAACTCGGGACCTGGCATTGCCTATTCCGACATGAATGGTTTTGGTAGAAATGTTTCTGCTTATTTGTTTTATCGTTTGTATTGGTTATTTTTTGCCTCAGTATTATTAATGCTGGGTTTGGCGGTATGGCGCAGAGGTATTCGCGAAACAATTAAAATTCGTTTTCAAAGAGCCAAAGAAAATCTAACCCGAACATTATACACTTCGCTTACCATTTGTGCAATAGGATTTATTTTTATTGGTGGCTATATATATTGGTTCGATAATGTTAAATACGAACATAAAACATCTAAACAAAGTGAGCTGGATAGAGTAGAATGGGAGAAAAAATATAGCAAATATTACAATATTGTACAGCCTCGTATTACCGATGTTAAGGTAGATGTGGATTTGTACCCAAAAACGCACGATTTAAAAGTTAACGGTCGTTATATTATAAAAAATAAATCAAAAGAGGCGATAGATTCAGTTCATATTAACTATACCTATAAGAACACTTCTGTAGAGTTTTCTCGTACTGTTAATTTGGTGAGCGAGGATACTGTGTTCCAATACAATATCTACAGACTCTCTCAGCCTTTAATGCCTGGAGACTCTTTGCAGCTTAGATTTACATTGAGTAATCAGGAAAATAATTTCTTAAGATACAATTCGCCAGTTTTAGCCAACGGAACGTTTTTTAATAATGGAGGTTTTCCATCCATTGGATATTCTCGTTCGGGCGAGTTAACAGATAATACGGTTCGTAAAAAATATGATTTGCCAAAACGTGATCGTATGGCACAACCAACCGACACATCGGCTTTGGGTAATACATACATTTCGAATTGTGCCGATTGGGTTAATTTTGAAACAACGGTGAGTACTACAGCCGATCAGATTGCCATTGCACCTGGTTATTTGCAGAAAAAGTGGGTGGAAGGTGATCGTGTATATTACCATTATAAGATGGATAAACCAATTCTTAATTTTTATTCCTGGGTGTCGGGTAAGTATGAGGTGTATACCGATAAATATAAGGATGTTAATATTGAGATTTATTACAATAAAGGTCACGATTATAATATTACCGATATGTCGGATGCGTTGAAAGCATCGCTTGAATATTATGGTAATAGTTATGGTCCATATCCTCACAAGCAAATACGTATCATAGAATTTCCACGAACCAAAGGAATGTTTGCACAATCATTTCCGAATACTATTCCATTTTCCGAAGCCATTGGATTTATAGCCAAAGAAGATAAATCGGATAAAGGAGCTATAAACTATGCATATCATGTAACTGCCCATGAAATGGCGCATCAGTGGTGGGCTCATCAGGTTATCGGAGCAAATGTTCAGGGAGCTACTTTAATGTCGGAAAGTTTGGCTGAATATTCTGCTATAAAAGTACTGGAGCAGAAATATCCGAAAACTAAAATTCGAAAATTTATGAGAGAAGAGCTTAATGGATATTTGAGAGGTAGAGGCGGAGAGAGTGATAAAGAAAGGGCATTGATGTATAATGAAAATCAGCAATATATTCATTACAACAAAGGAGCTGTGGCTATGTATGCTATTTCAGATTATATGGGACTCGATAATTTGAATAAAGCACTTAGCGAATATGTTTCGAATGTTGCATTTCAGGAGCCTCCATATACCACTTCGCTCGAATTTGTCGATTTAATGCATCGTTATATGCCCGATTCCCTAGATTATGTTATTACTGATATGTTAGAGACCATTACATTATTCGATAATAAAGTAGATAGTGCTTATGTTAGCAAAACCGATGATGGTAAATATAAAATTGATTTTATTGTTGAAGCGGAAAAATATCGGCTTATTAAATCAGCAAAACCTAATACTAAAGAGTTTGAAGGCGATGATGTTAATGTTTCGATATCTATAAATAACGACAATAAAAAAGAAAAAGAGGAAAAACAATATGTGGATATGAACGATTGGATTGATCTTGCTATTTTTGTTGAAGATGAAAATAAGGATGAGCAGGAGATATTGTTTAAAAAGGTTCACATTACCGCTAAAGAGAATAAGTTTTCTTTTGTTGTAGATAAAAAACCTAGTAGTGTTGGAATTGATCCATATCATAAATTAATCGATAGAAAGACTTCCGATAATACCGAAAAAGTGAAGGAAAAAGAAAATGTATCTGATACAAAAAAAACAGTTTAG
- a CDS encoding DNA/RNA non-specific endonuclease — protein MIQGSAVRKNKFKEDPAVKTGSAKLIDYKGSGYDRGHLCPAAAMKNSNLAMSESFYMSNMSPQAPAFNRGKWKSLESKVRKLTIENDSLYVFLDLFSRIIKERLVPIM, from the coding sequence ATGATACAGGGATCGGCTGTGCGAAAAAATAAATTTAAAGAAGATCCTGCTGTAAAAACCGGATCTGCAAAATTAATAGATTATAAGGGGTCTGGCTACGATAGAGGTCATCTTTGTCCGGCAGCAGCAATGAAGAATAGCAATTTGGCAATGAGCGAGAGTTTCTATATGAGTAATATGTCGCCTCAGGCACCAGCTTTTAATCGAGGAAAATGGAAAAGTCTGGAATCTAAAGTGCGAAAATTAACAATAGAAAACGATTCGCTTTATGTATTTCTGGACCTGTTTTCAAGGATAATAAAGGAGAGATTGGTCCCGATCATGTAA
- a CDS encoding two-component regulator propeller domain-containing protein, whose product MKKLIFLILFVLQIGILSAKEFIFEKITTQQGLSQNDVNCIFQDHNGFLWIGTNDGLNRYDGYTFRTYRIKDKKEQEEGLSSNLVFKIKEDKKGRLWIATSNEGVCVFNLCTEEFTQIRNTSVNPICLADNRIVDLECMNDGSVWLATEKGVTIITEQNGKFETTNLISLAHTPLVSKACNVVVEDQQGRKCLGLHNGLIICKSTNKLIECTEIAGFEDLNVRCILPAYGGLIIGTGEGLFFLDNVKEDLGKSKLIQINDLPATEIYLDERKNLFVASQLKLLVYSCDCAHNKFVLQTEINQGRTKADLSSNMVMSIYGDLSGIIWIGTNGGGLNKYNPKRKKIGHYKNTSLPGSLSSNKIRSVFEDSKKNIWIGTEGGGVNFLNTSKGRNFESGFERYFVNEYQIENRIYSIIETDKENGESEIWAGAAFPQTLECFKNSDKLSPISKEELNDKISASIFTSLKDKEGNIWLGTYGSKGLYKYEKKEGKYHLINYKAKAIEGGLSSNIIRSLLQDSMGNMWIGTDAGINLLTVEELKKEKPFFKVFKNNINDDNSLSNDYILPLFKSTKGDLWVGTMGGGLNRVNYHENIDSISFTSYGTSDGFPNNVIKGILEDQEGNLWISSNKGLSKFNTENHSIMNYDVSDGLQDNEFSELACCKLSDGMMIFGGVNGFNTFYPEEINADMLPPKVAFTDLQVLNKSVKVGEHVNKRVVLTKAINQTKRVKLKYSENSFAIYFSALHFSAPTKNKYKYMLEGFDDNWIIKNSDERFAKYTSLNPGTYVFKLYASNNDGIWSKEAREIEVIVVPPWWKSNLAIAIYLILFVYILWFFQRFSFIRIKQKNELLMEHFEKEKIEELNQMKFRFFTNISHEFRTPLTLIIGSVQKLLQKEEELSPKAKAKCIAIQRNSSFLLRLINQLMDFRKMEHDKMNLSIRHLNIIELLKEIYTSFEEVAANNNIQFNFLVEEQEAYVYVDSDKIEKIVYNLLSNAFKFTNVGGQIDLILKLQTNHILIQVKDNGVGMSKQMQAHIFERFYQGTKLKHADTSGTGIGLSYAKGLAELHAGEISFKSAEGVGSCFELKLKRGKEHYNLSDIEKDQSVNIKSIAKLKSEKEIFNFNLNKPKEGFQAKPNSYKLLIVEDNVELLNFLSESFGDKYQVYRALNGEEGISMAEKYDVDIIVSDIAMPLKDGFQLCKGIKMNEQTSHIPIVLLTAKTSAEDSIKGFQLGADAYVSKPFDLQVLEAQIASVLKNRDDLKQRFRKSIEITPSEVTTTSFDEKFLNKLLVIIEDNISNFEFSVEKLASLYGMPQVNINKKLKSLTGQTASAFIRNVRLKRACQLLKTGRYTVADVTYEVGFSDLKYFRSCFKKEFKLNPSEFVKQNVKAQKVT is encoded by the coding sequence ATGAAAAAACTAATCTTTCTAATTCTATTTGTACTTCAAATAGGAATATTGAGTGCCAAAGAGTTTATCTTCGAAAAAATTACTACTCAGCAGGGATTATCGCAAAACGATGTGAACTGTATATTTCAGGATCACAACGGATTTTTATGGATAGGAACCAACGATGGTTTAAACCGATACGATGGCTACACTTTTCGAACCTATAGAATTAAGGATAAAAAAGAACAGGAAGAAGGGCTTTCCAGTAACCTGGTGTTTAAGATAAAAGAGGATAAAAAAGGTCGTTTGTGGATTGCCACCTCTAACGAAGGGGTTTGTGTATTTAATTTATGCACCGAAGAATTTACTCAGATCAGGAATACCTCTGTGAATCCTATTTGTTTGGCCGACAACAGAATAGTCGATTTGGAATGCATGAACGATGGAAGCGTCTGGCTTGCAACAGAAAAAGGGGTGACAATTATTACCGAGCAAAATGGAAAGTTTGAAACAACAAACTTAATTTCGCTTGCACATACTCCTCTTGTTTCGAAAGCTTGTAATGTGGTAGTAGAAGATCAACAGGGACGAAAATGCCTGGGATTGCACAATGGATTAATTATTTGTAAGTCCACTAATAAATTAATAGAGTGCACAGAAATTGCAGGGTTCGAAGATCTAAATGTACGATGTATTTTGCCAGCTTACGGGGGACTTATTATTGGGACAGGAGAAGGTCTTTTTTTTCTTGATAATGTAAAGGAAGATCTTGGCAAGAGTAAATTGATACAAATAAATGATTTACCAGCTACTGAGATTTATTTAGATGAGAGGAAAAATTTATTTGTGGCTTCGCAACTTAAACTCTTGGTTTATTCTTGCGATTGTGCACATAATAAATTTGTTCTGCAGACTGAAATTAATCAGGGAAGAACAAAAGCCGATTTGAGTAGCAATATGGTAATGAGTATTTATGGAGACTTATCGGGAATTATATGGATTGGTACCAATGGCGGAGGACTGAACAAATACAATCCCAAACGAAAAAAAATTGGTCACTACAAGAATACCAGTCTGCCTGGCAGTCTTTCGAGTAATAAGATTAGATCGGTTTTTGAGGATAGCAAAAAAAATATTTGGATAGGAACTGAAGGAGGGGGAGTAAACTTTCTTAACACCAGTAAAGGACGAAATTTTGAGTCGGGATTTGAAAGATATTTTGTGAATGAATATCAAATTGAAAATAGAATCTACTCCATTATTGAAACCGATAAAGAAAACGGAGAGTCAGAGATCTGGGCCGGTGCCGCATTTCCACAAACTTTAGAGTGTTTTAAAAATTCGGATAAACTGTCGCCAATAAGCAAGGAAGAACTAAACGATAAAATTTCTGCATCCATTTTTACCTCTTTAAAAGATAAAGAGGGTAATATATGGTTGGGAACTTATGGATCGAAAGGCTTGTATAAATATGAAAAGAAAGAGGGGAAATATCATTTAATAAATTACAAAGCAAAAGCAATTGAGGGAGGTTTATCATCGAATATTATTCGTAGTCTTTTACAGGATTCTATGGGCAATATGTGGATAGGTACCGATGCAGGTATCAACCTTTTAACCGTTGAGGAGCTAAAAAAAGAAAAGCCATTTTTTAAGGTCTTTAAGAACAATATAAATGATGATAATTCTTTAAGTAACGATTATATATTACCACTTTTTAAATCCACGAAAGGAGATTTATGGGTCGGAACAATGGGAGGTGGACTTAACAGAGTAAATTATCATGAAAATATCGATTCCATTTCGTTTACAAGTTATGGTACTTCCGATGGATTTCCCAATAATGTAATTAAAGGAATTTTAGAAGATCAAGAGGGAAATTTATGGATATCTTCAAATAAGGGTTTAAGTAAGTTCAATACCGAAAATCACAGCATTATGAATTATGATGTGAGCGATGGACTACAGGATAATGAGTTTAGCGAGCTGGCATGTTGTAAGTTAAGTGATGGAATGATGATTTTTGGAGGTGTAAATGGTTTTAATACTTTTTATCCCGAAGAGATAAATGCCGATATGTTGCCACCTAAAGTTGCGTTTACCGATTTACAGGTGCTTAACAAATCGGTTAAAGTAGGCGAACATGTAAATAAGCGTGTAGTTCTTACTAAGGCAATTAACCAAACTAAAAGGGTAAAATTAAAATACTCAGAGAATAGTTTTGCCATTTATTTTTCGGCTTTACATTTTTCGGCTCCCACAAAAAATAAGTACAAATATATGCTCGAAGGCTTCGACGATAATTGGATTATTAAGAATTCGGATGAACGTTTTGCTAAGTATACCAGTCTTAATCCTGGTACTTATGTATTTAAATTGTATGCCTCTAATAATGATGGGATATGGTCAAAAGAAGCTCGCGAAATTGAAGTGATTGTAGTTCCGCCTTGGTGGAAAAGTAATCTTGCTATAGCAATATATTTAATATTGTTTGTTTATATTTTATGGTTTTTTCAGCGCTTCTCATTTATTAGAATAAAACAGAAAAATGAATTGCTAATGGAGCATTTCGAGAAAGAAAAAATTGAGGAATTAAACCAGATGAAATTTCGTTTTTTTACAAATATTTCTCACGAATTCAGAACTCCTCTTACTCTTATTATTGGTTCAGTTCAAAAATTGCTGCAGAAAGAAGAAGAATTATCGCCTAAGGCTAAAGCAAAATGTATTGCTATTCAGCGTAACAGTTCATTTTTGCTTCGATTAATAAATCAATTGATGGATTTTAGGAAAATGGAGCACGATAAAATGAATTTATCAATAAGGCATTTAAATATAATTGAATTATTAAAAGAAATTTACACTTCCTTCGAAGAAGTGGCTGCCAACAATAATATTCAGTTCAATTTTTTGGTTGAAGAGCAGGAGGCTTATGTATATGTCGATAGTGATAAAATAGAAAAGATAGTTTATAACCTACTATCTAATGCCTTCAAGTTTACCAATGTAGGAGGACAAATAGATTTGATTCTTAAGCTACAAACCAATCATATTCTTATTCAGGTTAAGGATAATGGGGTAGGTATGTCAAAACAAATGCAAGCTCATATTTTCGAACGTTTTTATCAGGGAACCAAATTGAAACATGCCGATACTAGTGGAACGGGTATTGGCTTGTCTTATGCAAAAGGTTTGGCCGAATTGCATGCTGGCGAAATTAGTTTTAAAAGTGCCGAAGGTGTTGGTAGTTGCTTCGAATTAAAACTAAAAAGGGGAAAAGAACATTATAATTTATCTGATATTGAAAAAGATCAATCAGTAAATATCAAATCGATAGCTAAACTAAAATCTGAAAAAGAAATTTTTAATTTCAATTTAAACAAGCCAAAAGAAGGTTTCCAGGCAAAGCCAAACAGCTATAAGCTTCTTATTGTTGAAGATAATGTAGAATTATTGAATTTTTTAAGTGAATCATTCGGCGATAAGTATCAAGTATACAGAGCACTAAATGGAGAAGAAGGAATTAGTATGGCGGAAAAATATGATGTTGATATTATTGTTAGTGATATTGCCATGCCTTTAAAAGATGGTTTTCAGCTTTGTAAGGGAATTAAAATGAATGAACAAACCAGTCATATTCCTATTGTTTTGCTTACTGCCAAAACATCGGCCGAAGATTCCATAAAAGGTTTTCAGCTGGGTGCCGATGCTTATGTATCAAAGCCTTTCGATTTACAAGTGCTGGAAGCGCAAATTGCAAGTGTTTTAAAAAATAGAGATGATCTAAAACAAAGATTCCGAAAATCAATAGAGATAACACCTTCGGAGGTGACCACAACATCTTTTGATGAGAAATTCCTGAATAAATTACTTGTGATTATTGAAGATAACATCTCAAATTTTGAATTCTCGGTTGAGAAATTGGCCAGTTTATATGGAATGCCACAGGTAAATATCAATAAGAAATTAAAATCACTTACCGGACAAACGGCAAGTGCTTTTATTCGTAATGTTAGGTTAAAACGAGCATGTCAGTTATTAAAAACAGGTCGCTACACAGTTGCCGATGTAACTTATGAAGTGGGTTTTTCCGATCTTAAATATTTTCGTTCCTGTTTTAAAAAAGAGTTTAAGCTAAATCCTTCGGAGTTTGTAAAACAAAATGTGAAAGCGCAAAAAGTTACTTAA